One Peterkaempfera bronchialis DNA window includes the following coding sequences:
- a CDS encoding class E sortase: MLFVSYQLWWTNVRAHQAADGAANRLERQWDDGNSGGTRDPDDPRDPGTFAPGEGFAIIWIPKLDVKAPIAEGTDKHSVLDKGMVGHYTGALKTAMPWDKTGNFGLAAHRNTHGEPFRYINQLAVGDKVVVETAQAYYTYAITSALPQTPPSNVSVIQPVPVGSGFTRPGRYITLTTCTPEFYSTYRLIVWGKMVEERPRSKGKPDALVGS; this comes from the coding sequence CTGCTCTTCGTCTCCTACCAGCTGTGGTGGACCAACGTCCGGGCCCACCAGGCGGCCGACGGCGCCGCCAACCGCCTGGAGCGGCAGTGGGACGACGGCAACTCCGGCGGCACCCGCGACCCCGACGACCCCCGCGACCCGGGCACCTTCGCCCCCGGCGAGGGGTTCGCCATCATCTGGATCCCCAAGCTCGACGTGAAGGCGCCCATAGCCGAGGGCACCGACAAGCACTCGGTGCTGGACAAGGGCATGGTCGGGCACTACACGGGCGCCCTGAAGACCGCGATGCCCTGGGACAAGACCGGCAACTTCGGGCTCGCCGCGCACCGCAACACCCACGGCGAACCGTTCCGCTACATCAACCAGCTGGCGGTGGGCGACAAGGTCGTGGTCGAGACGGCGCAGGCGTACTACACCTATGCGATCACCAGCGCGCTGCCGCAGACCCCGCCGTCGAACGTCAGCGTCATCCAACCGGTGCCGGTGGGTTCCGGATTCACCCGTCCGGGGAGGTACATCACGCTCACCACCTGCACCCCGGAGTTCTACTCCACGTACCGGCTGATCGTCTGGGGCAAAATGGTGGAGGAACGGCCGAGGAGCAAGGGCAAACCCGACGCTCTGGTCGGCTCGTAG
- a CDS encoding class E sortase yields MAGHRGRGRGVAATAASFVGELLITFGVLLGLFVAYSLWWTNVLADRQADSAAHHLREEWTQKPAGGGDSKAAPHPRSFAAGDSVGFLHIPAMGKDFTVLIRMGTDPEILNEAVAGVYQEPYAAAMPWAKAGNFALAAHRDGHGAKFHNLDKVHQGDSVVVETADTWYIYRVDSTLPQTSKYNTGVVAPIPEGSGYTRPGRYITLTTCTPVYTSRYRMAVWGTLVRTAPVDAQRTLPPELR; encoded by the coding sequence TTGGCTGGACACCGTGGCAGGGGCCGGGGCGTAGCCGCGACGGCAGCGTCCTTCGTCGGCGAGCTGCTGATCACCTTCGGCGTGCTGCTGGGCCTCTTCGTGGCCTACTCACTCTGGTGGACCAACGTCCTGGCGGACCGCCAGGCCGACTCCGCGGCACACCATCTGCGCGAGGAGTGGACCCAGAAGCCCGCCGGCGGGGGCGACTCCAAGGCCGCCCCGCACCCGCGCAGCTTCGCCGCCGGCGACTCGGTCGGCTTTCTGCACATCCCCGCGATGGGCAAGGACTTCACGGTGCTGATCCGGATGGGCACCGACCCGGAGATCCTCAACGAGGCCGTGGCCGGCGTCTACCAGGAGCCCTACGCCGCCGCGATGCCCTGGGCCAAGGCCGGAAACTTCGCGCTCGCCGCGCACCGCGACGGCCATGGCGCCAAGTTCCACAACCTCGACAAGGTGCACCAGGGCGACTCCGTCGTCGTGGAGACCGCCGACACCTGGTACATCTACCGCGTCGACAGCACCCTGCCGCAGACCTCCAAGTACAACACCGGCGTGGTCGCCCCGATCCCCGAGGGGTCCGGCTACACCCGCCCCGGCCGGTACATCACCCTCACCACCTGCACGCCCGTCTACACCTCGCGCTACCGGATGGCCGTCTGGGGCACCCTGGTCCGCACTGCCCCCGTCGACGCCCAGCGCACCCTCCCGCCCGAGCTGCGCTGA